The following are encoded in a window of uncultured Sphaerochaeta sp. genomic DNA:
- a CDS encoding type II toxin-antitoxin system HipA family toxin yields the protein MKHTLDIWMNGKHVGKWTRSGSEQSFRYVESYLRDQNARPLSLSLPLGPVSKEIKGPEVASFFDNLLPDNADIRQRIQRRYGLSSSSPFDLLSEIGRDCVGALQILPEGNAIPDVHVIEGEPLSEKEIERVLHESSTGSLPGRANDESLRISIAGAQEKTALLRSNNQWCKPIGATPTTHIFKLPLGEIGALRMDMRQSIENEWLCLKILEAFGLDVAKADIAVFGTQRTLVVERFDRKLSSDGSWWMRLPQEDLCQALGVSPEKKYEHEGGPGIIEIMHFLLSSSNPQQDRKLFLKTQLLFWLLAAPDGHAKNFSISIGKQGRYSLTPLYDVMSVYPVMGHGTQMISPKKVKMAMAVQGASRHYEWNKIQKRHWEETARICGASSSMKEIFTEVLEQLPGVIDRTSGQLPANFPKELSTSIFEGMKKAALRLE from the coding sequence ATGAAACATACCTTGGATATATGGATGAACGGTAAACATGTAGGAAAATGGACGCGCTCAGGATCAGAGCAATCCTTCAGGTATGTGGAGTCGTATTTGAGAGACCAAAATGCTCGTCCTCTTTCTCTTTCTCTTCCGCTTGGACCGGTTTCCAAAGAAATAAAAGGCCCAGAGGTAGCATCGTTCTTTGACAATCTACTCCCAGACAATGCTGATATAAGACAGAGGATTCAAAGGCGGTATGGACTTTCTTCGAGCTCTCCTTTCGACTTACTTTCTGAAATAGGTCGCGATTGTGTTGGTGCTCTTCAGATATTACCTGAAGGAAATGCTATTCCAGATGTTCATGTAATTGAGGGAGAACCTCTCAGCGAAAAGGAAATTGAAAGGGTTCTTCATGAGAGTTCCACGGGATCTCTTCCTGGTAGGGCGAATGATGAGTCGCTACGTATTTCGATTGCTGGGGCACAAGAAAAAACTGCATTACTTCGTAGTAACAATCAGTGGTGTAAGCCAATTGGAGCAACTCCAACTACGCATATCTTTAAGTTGCCATTAGGAGAGATTGGTGCTCTTAGAATGGATATGCGGCAATCCATAGAAAATGAATGGCTATGTCTCAAAATTCTTGAAGCATTTGGTCTCGATGTTGCTAAAGCAGATATTGCCGTATTTGGAACGCAGCGAACGCTTGTTGTTGAACGTTTTGACAGGAAACTTTCTTCTGACGGTTCTTGGTGGATGAGGCTTCCGCAGGAAGATCTATGTCAGGCTCTGGGAGTTTCTCCTGAAAAGAAATATGAGCATGAAGGAGGGCCTGGTATTATTGAGATCATGCATTTCTTGCTTTCATCGAGTAATCCACAGCAAGATAGAAAACTATTTCTGAAAACGCAGCTTCTTTTTTGGTTGCTTGCAGCCCCGGACGGACATGCAAAGAATTTTAGCATTTCTATCGGGAAACAAGGCCGATACTCGTTAACACCTCTGTATGACGTTATGTCTGTATATCCGGTAATGGGTCATGGAACTCAAATGATTTCGCCGAAAAAAGTGAAGATGGCTATGGCTGTACAGGGTGCTTCACGTCATTATGAGTGGAACAAAATACAAAAAAGGCACTGGGAAGAGACAGCTAGGATATGTGGTGCTAGTAGTAGTATGAAAGAGATATTCACTGAGGTGCTTGAGCAGTTGCCTGGAGTAATCGATAGGACCTCTGGACAGCTTCCTGCTAACTTTCCGAAGGAACTTTCAACTTCCATCTTTGAGGGAATGAAAAAGGCTGCATTGAGGCTGGAGTAG
- a CDS encoding helix-turn-helix domain-containing protein, with the protein MQNLILTPFQLAYYLKSRRKSLNLTQKQAGELVGLLPKTVSALESHPERCSLESFFKLVSALEIEMLLQPKPLPDEETEKDEW; encoded by the coding sequence ATGCAGAACCTAATATTGACCCCGTTCCAACTTGCCTACTATCTAAAAAGTAGACGAAAGAGCTTGAACCTCACACAGAAGCAAGCTGGAGAACTTGTGGGACTGTTACCCAAGACCGTATCTGCCCTGGAGTCTCATCCAGAGCGATGTTCCCTTGAAAGCTTTTTCAAGCTTGTCTCTGCTCTGGAGATTGAGATGCTTCTGCAACCAAAGCCACTCCCAGATGAAGAGACAGAGAAGGATGAGTGGTGA
- a CDS encoding ATP-binding protein — MRRYLSFMKRELYTYIENNCRYRQKNSMRCIVEILRDIYVNALINRMNNGMIKVITGIRRSGKSYLLFKLFYDYLISTGVTEDHIIQLALDIPENRAYRDIDTLYEYILSRIENSNEQYFVLLDEVQYAITEDEMKHPEKSLGLYDALNGLLRKRNVDTYITGSNSRFLSSDILTEFRGRGDEVHIFPLSFREFMQVFEGDKNQGWSDYIMYGGLPLVSILPTVEQKVTYLTNLFEETYLKDLINRYHVQKSRELEDLMNILASTIGSLTNPSRIEATFKSVLHSSISVNTINQYIGYLKDAFIIHEANRFDVKGRQYIGTPMKYYFEDLGLRNARLGFRQIEENHIMENIIYNELRVRGFSVDVGVVEIRANNASGKEVRKKLEVDFVANLGSRRYYVQSALALGTKEKLEQEQQSLANVPDSFKKVIVVGHETHPWHTEKGTLVIGVQRFLLDANSLDL; from the coding sequence TTGAGAAGATACCTTTCATTTATGAAGAGAGAGTTGTATACTTATATTGAAAATAATTGCCGATACCGGCAAAAAAATTCAATGAGGTGTATTGTGGAAATATTGAGAGATATATATGTGAACGCATTGATCAACAGAATGAACAATGGGATGATCAAAGTTATCACAGGAATAAGAAGAAGTGGAAAATCATACCTGCTTTTCAAGCTCTTTTATGACTATCTTATATCCACAGGGGTCACAGAAGACCATATCATTCAATTAGCATTGGACATTCCAGAAAACAGAGCATATCGGGATATAGACACACTATATGAGTATATCCTGTCCAGGATAGAAAACTCCAATGAACAGTATTTTGTCCTTCTCGATGAAGTTCAATACGCAATTACAGAAGATGAAATGAAGCATCCTGAGAAATCTCTTGGCTTGTATGATGCTCTTAATGGTTTGTTGCGCAAGAGAAACGTCGATACCTACATAACAGGAAGTAATTCAAGATTTCTTTCTAGTGATATCCTGACGGAATTCAGGGGACGGGGGGATGAAGTCCATATTTTCCCTTTATCATTCAGAGAGTTTATGCAGGTGTTCGAAGGAGATAAAAACCAAGGATGGTCAGATTACATCATGTACGGAGGATTACCCTTGGTAAGTATTCTTCCAACAGTAGAACAAAAAGTTACATATCTGACGAATCTGTTTGAAGAGACATACCTGAAGGATTTGATTAATCGCTATCATGTCCAGAAAAGCAGAGAACTAGAAGATCTCATGAATATTCTGGCATCAACTATTGGCTCACTTACCAATCCTTCGCGAATTGAAGCAACCTTCAAGAGCGTGCTGCATTCTTCTATAAGCGTAAATACCATTAACCAGTACATTGGGTACCTGAAGGATGCCTTCATCATACATGAAGCAAATCGTTTCGATGTTAAGGGGAGACAGTATATTGGTACTCCTATGAAGTACTATTTTGAGGATCTTGGTCTGAGAAACGCTCGTCTTGGCTTCAGGCAGATTGAGGAAAACCATATTATGGAAAACATTATATACAATGAACTGAGGGTGAGAGGTTTTTCTGTCGATGTTGGGGTGGTAGAAATAAGAGCAAACAACGCCTCAGGGAAAGAGGTGAGGAAGAAACTGGAGGTAGATTTTGTTGCCAATTTGGGAAGCAGACGATATTACGTTCAGTCTGCATTGGCACTTGGAACAAAAGAGAAACTTGAACAGGAGCAGCAAAGTTTAGCAAATGTTCCCGATTCATTTAAGAAGGTTATCGTTGTTGGTCATGAAACCCATCCTTGGCACACGGAGAAAGGAACATTAGTAATAGGAGTCCAGCGGTTCTTGCTTGATGCGAATAGCTTGGATTTATGA
- a CDS encoding AraC family transcriptional regulator, translating into MKRERNCEVVHMDLETTYIRHDQGTPYPGSFIDKEYVLHVVRAGTFMYQVQNRVYRICPGSLILIPPNCLHALTRIHDVDMLVIHFYDHSHYLEQLSLNAVVHPGKAVFQQIEQLCSLLVPFGTRGKDPVPIKQDDHGEQKTRNEMDHYAQGNTVVTDGLVQSLVGFFIASEHARPEESRLFVNWRVIKKAVQYINKEFSRPELCIKEVSSACGLSYNYFCTQFKTFTNETPLGYLLRTRIEFAKEALFNGSYNVAETASLSGFASSQQFCKVFKRLEQQTPTEWLNRKRQYVANGS; encoded by the coding sequence ATGAAAAGAGAAAGAAACTGTGAGGTGGTGCATATGGACCTAGAGACAACGTACATTAGACACGACCAAGGTACTCCTTACCCAGGCTCCTTCATCGACAAGGAGTATGTCCTGCACGTAGTGCGTGCAGGTACCTTCATGTACCAAGTACAGAACAGGGTATACCGGATTTGCCCTGGTTCCCTTATCCTTATTCCGCCAAACTGTCTTCATGCACTTACCAGAATACATGATGTCGATATGTTGGTTATCCATTTCTATGACCACTCACACTATCTGGAACAACTCAGCTTGAACGCGGTTGTGCATCCTGGAAAGGCGGTTTTTCAGCAGATCGAACAACTTTGTTCCCTACTGGTTCCGTTCGGCACCAGGGGGAAAGACCCGGTGCCCATTAAGCAGGATGATCATGGTGAACAAAAGACAAGAAACGAGATGGACCACTATGCACAGGGCAACACGGTAGTAACCGATGGTCTTGTTCAATCTCTTGTTGGCTTCTTCATTGCTTCTGAACATGCCCGGCCTGAAGAGAGCCGATTGTTTGTTAATTGGCGAGTGATCAAGAAGGCGGTGCAATACATCAACAAAGAGTTCTCTCGCCCTGAACTTTGTATCAAGGAAGTCAGCAGTGCCTGTGGACTCTCCTACAACTACTTCTGTACCCAATTCAAGACATTTACCAACGAGACACCTCTAGGGTACTTGCTGCGCACTCGTATTGAGTTCGCCAAGGAAGCCTTGTTCAATGGTTCTTATAATGTTGCTGAGACTGCCTCGCTCAGTGGTTTTGCAAGCAGTCAGCAGTTCTGCAAGGTTTTCAAGAGGCTGGAACAGCAAACTCCCACAGAGTGGCTTAACCGTAAGCGACAGTATGTGGCAAATGGGTCATAG
- a CDS encoding zinc-binding alcohol dehydrogenase, whose protein sequence is MNVQRIEFSMPWEVNLKNITNGNVDGPQLQNEYSVISAGTELAILSGNESWALLPFTPGYGSVGIALNNEGTLSQGKRYFTYGKHQSVVSPETLCLELSAAIQPKHAAFARMAAVSITAIRCSSIALGDTVCVVGGGLVGNFAAQLARLSGASSVTLVEPFKKRRAIAEQCGISRTYNSIEAVGEVHFDTVIEATGNPKVAVSATSLVGDKGEFILLGSPRGSHTEDVVPLLNRSHLCPTNMTIKGAHEWRYPLHVDPEKRYRFSIEGNIQYLLQAIAEGTLAVDPMITHIVTPKDAPKVYKGLREHPEEYLGVLIDWRKEV, encoded by the coding sequence ATGAACGTACAACGTATCGAATTTTCTATGCCATGGGAAGTGAACCTAAAAAACATAACTAACGGCAATGTAGACGGACCACAATTACAGAATGAATACTCGGTAATCAGTGCAGGGACAGAACTTGCAATTCTTTCTGGAAACGAAAGCTGGGCTCTGCTTCCCTTCACTCCAGGGTATGGTTCAGTGGGTATCGCACTAAATAATGAAGGCACTCTCAGTCAGGGAAAACGGTACTTCACGTATGGGAAACACCAATCGGTTGTCAGCCCTGAGACCCTATGTCTTGAGCTCTCTGCCGCTATACAACCAAAACACGCGGCTTTTGCCCGAATGGCAGCAGTGTCCATTACAGCTATTCGCTGCTCTTCCATTGCCTTGGGAGACACGGTGTGCGTTGTGGGAGGAGGATTGGTCGGCAACTTCGCCGCCCAACTTGCCCGCCTCAGTGGAGCATCATCTGTTACGCTGGTGGAGCCGTTCAAGAAGAGAAGAGCAATAGCAGAGCAATGTGGTATTTCTCGTACCTATAACTCGATAGAAGCAGTGGGAGAAGTTCATTTTGATACTGTCATTGAAGCGACTGGAAACCCGAAGGTTGCCGTCTCGGCAACTTCCTTGGTAGGCGATAAGGGCGAGTTCATCCTACTGGGTTCCCCAAGAGGAAGCCATACAGAGGATGTAGTACCCCTCTTAAACCGAAGCCATCTCTGTCCCACGAACATGACAATCAAAGGCGCCCATGAATGGCGGTATCCCCTACATGTGGACCCTGAAAAGCGCTATCGATTCTCCATCGAGGGAAACATTCAATACCTTCTACAAGCAATTGCTGAGGGCACACTGGCCGTTGACCCCATGATCACACACATTGTCACACCAAAGGATGCTCCAAAGGTCTACAAAGGCTTGCGTGAACACCCAGAGGAGTATCTTGGCGTACTTATCGATTGGAGGAAGGAAGTATGA
- a CDS encoding Gfo/Idh/MocA family oxidoreductase: MKKVGLGIIGAGWIADWYYKAYQKLSSGITLVGAVGNPTPAGKERLAKKCALWNCKAYDSLEALLADPAIEAVAIFTPTNLHYEQARSALLAGKHVLVEKPVTLSVSEDHELNKLAKERNLVLFPGHNFVYRPVVRKAKEVVESGVLGTISYASFRACHFIPEDHATGWRKHFVSSGGGAMMDSGTHLVYQSLYLLGVPTSLNCFLSKQHYLGMDREDTCLITLQYPDGCVGSIFQSWSANDPQAGEIRIQGDKGVLTITDALYVNGEKLEEDSSYESSFFHTLSTFREAIAGESKPLSDSESAATTLLLIQEAYRSAREQKVVAFNPSVY; this comes from the coding sequence ATGAAGAAGGTAGGACTTGGCATCATTGGAGCCGGATGGATTGCAGATTGGTACTACAAAGCCTACCAGAAACTCTCTTCCGGCATTACCCTGGTAGGAGCTGTTGGGAATCCTACCCCTGCAGGGAAAGAACGCCTTGCAAAGAAATGTGCGCTTTGGAACTGCAAAGCCTATGACTCGCTGGAGGCTCTGCTTGCGGACCCAGCCATCGAGGCTGTTGCGATATTCACTCCAACGAACCTGCATTATGAACAAGCTCGCTCTGCCCTACTCGCAGGCAAGCATGTTTTGGTGGAAAAACCTGTAACCCTGTCAGTAAGTGAAGACCATGAGCTGAACAAACTTGCAAAGGAAAGAAATCTGGTTCTTTTCCCAGGGCACAACTTCGTCTATCGTCCTGTTGTGAGAAAGGCAAAGGAAGTAGTGGAATCAGGGGTGCTGGGAACCATCTCCTATGCTTCCTTCAGAGCTTGTCATTTTATTCCAGAAGACCATGCCACAGGTTGGAGAAAACACTTTGTTTCCTCCGGTGGAGGTGCAATGATGGACAGTGGTACCCACCTAGTCTATCAGTCACTCTATCTCTTGGGAGTCCCCACTTCCTTGAACTGCTTTCTCTCCAAGCAGCACTACCTTGGTATGGATCGAGAAGACACCTGCCTGATCACGCTACAGTACCCAGATGGTTGCGTGGGAAGCATCTTCCAATCATGGAGTGCAAATGACCCCCAGGCTGGAGAAATCCGTATCCAGGGAGACAAGGGGGTACTGACAATAACGGACGCGTTGTACGTGAACGGAGAGAAATTGGAGGAAGACAGCTCGTATGAGTCATCATTCTTCCATACTCTCTCTACATTCAGAGAGGCTATTGCAGGAGAAAGTAAACCTCTCTCAGATAGCGAATCGGCAGCTACCACCTTGCTCCTCATCCAAGAGGCATATCGGTCGGCTCGTGAGCAGAAGGTAGTAGCATTCAACCCTAGTGTCTACTAA
- a CDS encoding extracellular solute-binding protein yields the protein MKKGICLLVCLTLLCSGILFAAGTKEAAVTGDEVTMLHFSSPETAKADANAKAFAESMKAFRENNPEVTVSDQYIHHDNYEMKLKTMIASGSLPDVYYSKPDQFGVLRENGLIQPITDLLEADSEYLSLFKEGAFNDFTLDGEIWAIPFQLQSNHVLYYNKALLRKAGWNTFPKTMDEFIQMGKDLNKIGVVPWVLGNKALWSGPSCVFNTLVYRFCDAEWFDSLYNNKGAKFTDKCFVDAAKKMMEIVDAGVMNADMNSLDTNDQQAMFNNQEAAMFIEGSWALTPVIDNFTGSLDDVGLSILPPVKGYEQYGNIVAGGAGWGVCMNADMSEAQQKVVWRFIKEFYNTLYAETAAVNGGFPSMNVALDPSKMPALNLELSKVEMAFAPIFDVQLPGAIVDVYYNDFQGMLLGLTTPEQYAANCEKARLSTL from the coding sequence ATGAAAAAAGGAATTTGTTTGCTTGTTTGTCTCACTCTACTGTGCAGCGGCATTCTGTTTGCTGCAGGAACAAAAGAAGCTGCAGTCACCGGCGACGAGGTGACCATGCTCCACTTCAGCAGTCCGGAAACGGCGAAAGCTGATGCAAACGCAAAAGCATTCGCTGAAAGCATGAAGGCCTTCCGGGAGAATAATCCTGAAGTGACGGTCAGTGACCAGTACATCCATCATGATAATTATGAGATGAAGCTGAAGACCATGATCGCCAGTGGGAGCCTACCGGATGTATACTACTCAAAACCTGACCAGTTTGGTGTGCTTCGCGAAAATGGCTTAATCCAGCCGATCACTGATTTGCTGGAAGCAGACAGCGAGTACCTCTCACTGTTCAAAGAAGGCGCTTTCAACGACTTCACCCTTGATGGGGAGATATGGGCCATTCCATTCCAGTTACAGTCAAATCATGTGCTTTACTACAACAAGGCACTACTGAGAAAAGCTGGCTGGAACACCTTCCCAAAGACAATGGATGAGTTCATCCAAATGGGTAAGGACCTGAATAAGATTGGGGTGGTTCCCTGGGTCTTGGGAAACAAAGCTCTTTGGAGCGGACCTTCCTGTGTTTTCAACACCTTGGTCTACCGCTTCTGTGATGCTGAATGGTTTGACAGCCTATACAACAACAAGGGTGCAAAATTCACCGACAAGTGTTTTGTTGATGCCGCAAAGAAAATGATGGAAATTGTAGATGCCGGTGTCATGAATGCTGACATGAACAGCCTGGATACCAATGATCAGCAGGCGATGTTCAACAACCAGGAAGCTGCAATGTTCATCGAAGGCTCGTGGGCGCTCACTCCGGTTATCGACAACTTCACCGGTTCCTTGGATGATGTTGGACTAAGCATCCTGCCTCCTGTTAAGGGTTATGAGCAGTATGGCAATATCGTTGCCGGAGGAGCTGGTTGGGGTGTATGCATGAACGCTGACATGAGTGAAGCACAGCAAAAGGTGGTTTGGAGATTCATCAAGGAGTTCTACAATACCCTATATGCTGAAACCGCTGCAGTCAACGGAGGATTCCCATCAATGAATGTTGCGCTCGACCCGTCCAAGATGCCTGCACTTAATCTCGAGTTGAGCAAGGTTGAGATGGCTTTTGCCCCCATCTTCGACGTGCAACTTCCAGGTGCCATTGTTGATGTTTATTACAACGACTTCCAAGGTATGTTGCTCGGGTTGACAACCCCAGAACAGTATGCAGCCAATTGTGAGAAAGCCCGCCTTTCCACACTGTAA
- a CDS encoding sugar ABC transporter permease: MQQTLKTPRSRVLVTAFLPVLLLYSFIFIFPVLFSLQYSFLNWVGGSRKDFVGWENFSTLFQDKGFGASVANTLKITFIVTLGQVGLGLIVAILLVSRYVALPSLHRTVIFLPVVISPVVTGLIWSLIYNHRYGIITVILKGLFSLELSQIPLWLDNPSIVLYSVCVPVIWQYVGLYMIMLLGALESIPKSIIESAQIDGANQFQLSFSVMIPAIYPTFKVAVILCVSGTMKIFDHIFVLTGGGPAEKTMTMSLYNYRQSFQMMKFSYGSAMALIMIIISLAVTGFTLKAMGGRRYE; this comes from the coding sequence ATGCAACAGACATTGAAAACACCAAGGTCACGAGTACTGGTTACTGCATTTTTACCAGTACTCCTTCTCTATTCGTTCATCTTTATATTCCCGGTACTATTCTCTCTGCAGTACAGTTTCCTGAACTGGGTAGGCGGTTCCAGAAAGGACTTTGTGGGTTGGGAAAACTTTTCAACCCTTTTCCAGGACAAGGGATTCGGCGCATCGGTGGCAAATACCTTAAAGATCACATTCATCGTGACCTTGGGCCAAGTTGGTCTTGGCTTGATTGTGGCCATTCTCTTGGTAAGCAGATATGTAGCCCTCCCCAGCCTCCATCGAACAGTTATTTTCCTTCCCGTGGTAATCAGCCCGGTGGTAACCGGCCTAATCTGGTCCTTGATCTATAACCATCGCTACGGAATTATTACCGTAATACTAAAAGGGCTCTTCTCCCTGGAACTCAGCCAGATACCGCTCTGGTTGGACAATCCCTCGATTGTCCTCTATTCAGTCTGTGTCCCTGTTATCTGGCAGTATGTAGGATTATATATGATCATGCTGCTTGGGGCATTGGAAAGCATCCCCAAATCAATCATTGAAAGTGCCCAAATCGACGGAGCCAATCAGTTCCAACTTTCATTCTCTGTCATGATCCCTGCCATCTATCCGACGTTCAAGGTTGCCGTCATCCTCTGCGTCTCAGGAACGATGAAAATCTTTGACCACATCTTTGTTCTCACCGGTGGAGGACCTGCGGAAAAGACTATGACGATGAGTCTGTACAACTATCGCCAGAGCTTCCAGATGATGAAATTCAGCTATGGCTCGGCCATGGCCTTGATTATGATCATCATAAGCTTGGCGGTGACTGGCTTCACCTTGAAGGCAATGGGAGGCAGGCGCTATGAGTAA
- a CDS encoding carbohydrate ABC transporter permease, which yields MSKSIRRYFTPYRLITNLLVFIFSFTCLFPLVWMGYTSLKTNQEYTQSSLALPEALNFSNYYNVLVQANFGMYFTNSAITAITTMVVVVLFAFIAGYFLSRYRFKGRSLIYGFFMLGLVVPTYAWLLPIFIQFKQLGLLDHYWTLALPYSAFALPMSVFLVESFVKSIPTEMEEAAMIEGCSIINILRIIIFPLCTPILVTILILVFNNSWNELPFGLVLINLDELRTVPVALTMFTGTYTVDYPYLVTALVIAVLPVVLFYVFFSKRIMEGMTAGAVKG from the coding sequence ATGAGTAAAAGCATTAGACGCTACTTCACCCCCTATCGTCTCATTACCAACCTGCTGGTGTTTATCTTCTCATTCACCTGTCTCTTCCCCTTGGTTTGGATGGGTTATACAAGCCTAAAGACTAACCAAGAGTATACGCAAAGCAGTCTGGCTCTACCAGAAGCGCTCAACTTCTCCAATTACTATAATGTGCTGGTACAGGCAAATTTTGGTATGTACTTCACCAATAGCGCCATAACGGCCATTACCACGATGGTCGTGGTGGTACTATTTGCATTTATTGCCGGTTATTTTCTTTCACGTTACCGATTCAAGGGGAGAAGTCTTATCTATGGGTTCTTCATGCTTGGGTTGGTAGTCCCAACCTACGCATGGTTATTACCGATCTTCATCCAGTTCAAGCAACTTGGACTACTCGACCACTATTGGACACTTGCCCTTCCCTACAGTGCTTTTGCCCTACCCATGTCTGTCTTCCTGGTGGAAAGTTTTGTTAAAAGTATTCCTACAGAGATGGAGGAAGCTGCCATGATCGAGGGTTGTTCAATTATCAATATCCTAAGAATCATCATCTTCCCCCTCTGTACCCCGATACTGGTGACCATCCTAATCCTGGTCTTCAACAACTCATGGAATGAACTTCCCTTTGGTTTGGTATTGATTAACTTGGATGAGCTACGAACCGTCCCAGTCGCTCTTACCATGTTCACTGGTACGTACACAGTAGACTACCCTTACTTGGTAACCGCCTTGGTTATCGCAGTCCTACCGGTAGTCTTGTTCTATGTATTCTTTTCCAAGCGTATCATGGAAGGTATGACCGCAGGAGCGGTGAAGGGATAA
- a CDS encoding ATP-binding protein, producing MIKISDGDNYERMRSLIQDLTFEQARLVYKEKGIPFEKEHFIRLGIIEETGLYTNLGLLLSDQCMHTIKVAVFSDEAKTTFNSAKEFSGSVLTQLEDAYTYLMLCNQNRFQIDDLSRREYWDYPKQALREALLNAIMHRDYAYSGSIIITITKKHIEFVSIGGLVGGLTTMDIMAGISQPRNRLLADIFHRLGYVEAYGTGLIRIRELYTHMAAHEQIEVTPNTFKIVLPNQNESQPVEASAKEPIPLYSSKQFKQILEEVQREGYVTDESAQTLLGVKKTRAYLILRQMIDASLIKKQGRGKTKRYVLNHS from the coding sequence ATGATCAAGATTAGTGATGGAGATAATTATGAACGTATGCGCTCCCTCATCCAAGACTTGACCTTTGAACAAGCAAGGCTCGTATACAAAGAGAAAGGCATACCGTTTGAAAAAGAACATTTCATTCGACTTGGCATCATTGAAGAGACTGGGCTTTATACAAATCTTGGCCTTCTACTCTCAGATCAGTGTATGCATACTATTAAGGTAGCTGTATTCAGTGATGAGGCAAAAACGACCTTTAATTCTGCGAAAGAATTCAGTGGGTCGGTCCTGACACAATTGGAAGATGCCTATACCTATCTTATGTTGTGTAATCAGAATCGTTTTCAGATTGACGATCTATCTCGTCGCGAGTATTGGGATTACCCAAAACAAGCCCTTCGGGAAGCATTACTCAACGCAATCATGCATCGAGACTATGCTTATAGTGGAAGCATCATCATAACCATTACCAAAAAACACATTGAATTTGTTTCCATTGGGGGTCTTGTGGGAGGGCTAACCACAATGGACATTATGGCTGGTATTTCACAACCAAGGAACCGTTTGCTTGCTGATATCTTTCATCGTTTGGGTTATGTTGAAGCTTATGGGACCGGACTAATCAGGATCAGAGAACTATATACACATATGGCAGCCCATGAACAAATCGAAGTCACACCCAACACATTCAAAATAGTCCTTCCAAACCAGAACGAGAGTCAACCAGTGGAAGCAAGTGCAAAGGAACCTATTCCGCTCTACTCGTCCAAGCAATTCAAACAAATCTTGGAGGAAGTTCAAAGAGAAGGTTATGTCACTGATGAATCAGCACAAACTTTGCTTGGAGTAAAGAAGACCCGTGCATACCTCATCCTCCGTCAGATGATTGATGCTTCCCTGATCAAAAAACAAGGTCGAGGAAAAACAAAGAGATACGTACTGAATCACTCCTGA